One segment of Haliotis asinina isolate JCU_RB_2024 chromosome 12, JCU_Hal_asi_v2, whole genome shotgun sequence DNA contains the following:
- the LOC137257621 gene encoding uncharacterized protein — protein MKGILVVPVEDYDPFRRDSEKFFNPEIEKVEVTIEGVPNQLFSHGMRPHQQWDEIKKLPVGDYITKDLDLGSVQIGEYLTTKYALWLDMRSTDDDKLHGSGRRIDNGSEGITIQITKKAQTAGPTDDKREKLVALAVGGKAKHYFGDYTPDKIHKMSAEEIDKLYARYESRLGAEMTKTIGSAMTQIYTGIVSHFLPIPPERRLYLWEDLEKDPFIEHAVSSISCGLYHKYGMLLAPVTAAIITAKHCQFERKNNNNSIDVRGDGTSESRGDGGDPSGGTPHTPNSESRGDGGDNFNSNQTEES, from the exons atgaaaggtatcctggtcgtccccgtggaggattacgatccattccggagggacagcgagaagtttttcaaccccgagattgaaaaggtggaagtgaccatcgagggcgtgcccaaccagctgttcagtcatggtatgagaccacaccagcagtgggatgagataaaaaagctaccagtgggggattacataacaaaggacctggacctcggctccgtgcagatcggtgaatacctgaccaccaagtacgccctatggttggacatgcgatccacggatgatgataaactgcacggtagcgggcgtcgtatagataacggtagcgaagggataaccatccagattactaagaaggctcaaaccgctg gccccactgatgacaagcgagagaaactggtggcgttggctgttggcggcaaagccaaacattactttggagactacaccccggataaaattcacaaaatgtcagccgaagaaatcgataagctgtacgctagatacgagtcccggctcggagcagaaatgacaaagacaataggatcggctatgacccagatatacaccggtattgtgtcacatttccttcccattccaccagagcgccgactttacctgtgggaggacctcgagaaagacccttttatcgaacacgccgtgagctctatcagctgcgggctgtaccacaaatatggtatgttgttggctccagtgacggcggcgattatcacggcaaaacattgtcaatttgagagaaagaataataataatagtatagatgtccgaggtgacggaaccagtgagtcccgaggtgacggtggagaccccagtggtggtaccccccacaccccaaacagtgagtcccgaggtgacggtggagacaacttcaacagtaaccagacagaagaatcctaa